The Polaribacter sp. HaHaR_3_91 genomic sequence TTGGTGTTTTCTTATTGTTAAACGGTTTGTTTCTGTGGGTTTTTAAAGGCGATTTTAATATTTTAAACGCAGGTTTTGCAGATTTAACCTCGTTTTTCTTCTTAGCTCCTTGGGTCTTTTTATTTTTGATTCCGGCAATTACCATGAAAAGTTTTGCTGATGAATTTAACAACGGAACCATAGAACTCTTAAAAACAAAACCAATTTCCGATTGGCAAATTGTACTCGGTAAATTCTCGGCTTCCCTCCTATTAGTTTTTGTTGCTTTAATACCTACGCTAACCTATATTTATACGATTTATCAATTAGGAAACCCTGCCGGAAACATCGATTTTGGTAGTACAATTGGTTCTTATCTTGGCTTATTATTCTTAGCCGCAACCTATACTGCTATTGGTTTATTTACATCTACACTTTCTAAAAACCAAATAGTAGCCTTTATATTAGGTGTTTTTATCACCTTCTTTTTATTTTATGGTTTTGATGTAATTTCCGATTCTATCGGTAATAATTTAACCCTAAAAAAAATGGGATTAAACGAACATTTTAAAAGTATTTCTAGAGGTGTAATTGACACACGAGATATTGTATACTTTTTAAGTGTTACTGTTTTCTTTTTATTCATCACTAAAACACGTTTAGATAATGAATAAAAATATAAAAAATAGCATCCTTATAATTGTTGGATTGATTCTCTTAAATGTGATCAACCAATCATTTTACAAACGTTTCGATTTAACAGCAGATAATCGTTACACGCTTTCTGAAACTACAAAAAACATCCTTTCTAAAGTAAACAATCCTCTATTTGTTACCGTTTATTTAGAAGGAGATTTTCCATCAGAATTTAAAAGATTACAAGCAGAAACAAGACAGTATTTAGAAGAGCTAGCCACTACTAATTCTAACATCAGAATTAATTTTGAAAACCCAG encodes the following:
- the gldF gene encoding gliding motility-associated ABC transporter permease subunit GldF, with the translated sequence MIAILKKEFNSFFASPIAYLVIGVFLLLNGLFLWVFKGDFNILNAGFADLTSFFFLAPWVFLFLIPAITMKSFADEFNNGTIELLKTKPISDWQIVLGKFSASLLLVFVALIPTLTYIYTIYQLGNPAGNIDFGSTIGSYLGLLFLAATYTAIGLFTSTLSKNQIVAFILGVFITFFLFYGFDVISDSIGNNLTLKKMGLNEHFKSISRGVIDTRDIVYFLSVTVFFLFITKTRLDNE